Below is a genomic region from Medicago truncatula cultivar Jemalong A17 chromosome 3, MtrunA17r5.0-ANR, whole genome shotgun sequence.
aaaaaaattgtttttggtccctgcaaaattttttgttttttaaaatagtccctgagggactattttaaaaaacaaaaaattttgcagggacctttttaaaaaacaaaatattttgcagggaccaaaaactacaaaatgggttcaatcatcatgtgccacgtatgcaaatcatcacaaaaatggggtcagggactattttaaaaaacaaaaaaatttgcagggaccaaaaacaaaacaaaaattcacagggactaaaaccatattttagccttatttatttgattgagtttagagtctttttataatttaattgatttatttgatgagtgatatttttgttgtgtattgatatttattaatagcccctattttattatttagtggaggaatataattaattagaataacGAGGCTTAGGGGGCAGAATTGGAAATAaggaaaaataagtaggttaaggatttttaaAAAGGGGAGAGTCAGAGTGTTTACACTGAAATTTGGTAAACTATCGCTGGTTTCAaaatgtttacttgcaagatcaaccagtaaatcttaagagATTGTGCTTACGACCGCAACTAAGACACATGTGAGAGAATCCACTCACAACCGCAACTATTCTttgttacctgcaagttacccaattgtgagggcaacatttccaagcagaaggggtgaaatttcacattcaataataataagcatataattcatcaaaaacattcaacaacttaaacttcatcatttaataacattaactcttcatataaaacttcattaataactcaatcaagttctaatcatcattaacttcatattcattgcattatatacatcatcatatagcacataataatcaaatcacaaccatcatcatataataatataagtcatcacatcataaacatcatcttataacatcatatacttcacatcataaacatcatcttataacatcgtatacttcacatcataaacatcatcttataacaacataaacaacaacgattaatcataaacatcatcttataacatcctatacttcacatcataaacatcatcttataacaacataaacaacaacgattaataaatatttcacatagttctttattaacaactcattgataaatgacaacttaacgacaacgacaatgcgacctctacaacttaaactcaacatatgcaacttcaacttcttaatcatgcatgtggtaccaaccagggcatcaagccctcaacataaagagcataaatacactcacaTGGCATCAAATccataaatgaaaattatcagagggactaaattaaaaaaatcggtaatcaagaaaaatttaaattaaaaacccatttcacgtccttcttcttcctcatttACAACTTCTTCTTTATCTTCCTTCTTGTTCATCTTCCTCATCCTTGTAATCGCACGCCTTAGAATGTCTTCATCATCCATTACTAACTCttctataattgattttctAGAAATtcaatgcatatatatttttcctttagtGGTCAGACAAACTCTAGAGCTTGGAATTCTAGGAATTGGTAATGTTCCTTCAACACCTTCCAATGCATACACATAAATGagcatacacacacacacacaggcTTTAAAACCATTCTCATTACAATGCATACATATAAATGAGCATTTTAATGAAGGTTCTAAAGAGAACAacttcaaaaaccaaaatcgAAAGATGACATAAAACTGAAAAAGGACTGGTCAAGGTAACAAAAACCAAATGGTTTCAATAGTACTTTGTTCTTTCTAAATGTGGCCAATTGACTATTATGTTAATATCGCACTCCAACACCTTATTTGGCATGATTGTGCAATtcttttcaaacaaaacatacacacacacacaacaacaacaaacctcACTTGGCATCTTGCAATTTAGAACTAAGAAAAGATTGACAGAAATTTGTAATTGGTGGATACCTATCAAATATTTGTCAAGATGGAACCATTGCAACATAATTAGCAGCCACCTATCAGATAAGCACGTAAAAATGAAGTCGGTCTTGCTTTATTGAGAACAATACATGCTTTCATCTTTCACCTAAGAGTTAGCAATGGATAATGAAGACATTCTTAGGCGTGTGATTACAAGGAcgaggaagaagatggaagagaaatgagtttttaatttgaatttttctaattaggttttttttttttttgtaatttagtCCCTTAGATAATTTTGGTTTTTGGATTTGGTCCCTTAAACCTGGTGACTAGTCACATGAATGGACACATCAGCTAATTTCGCCACATCACAGTTTGTCACGTCAGCCTCCGTTAGATTAGCCATGTGTGCGTTTTTGTAACAGATGGTGACGGCAGGGACGGAAGTCAAAAAGTTTAGAACATGAATATATAGAGTTTTCTGATCTACAGTCGTTTTGTATTGTACAAAAAATAGAAAcgattaattaataaaaatgaggACATCTTTCATTTATATGGTTAGTGGTTATTGgtcaataaaaacatatttggatggtcaataaaaaacatatctggattgtattaaaaaaaccaattttagtAAATTCTCTATTTTGAATAAAGTGCGGCCAGTGTCGTTATTCAAATAAAGAATTTTTGTTAACTCTTAAGTGTAGAAGAGGACTGGTTGTTTCGAGTTCGACATGAGGCAAGTATAACCCGAAGTTGgtttattcaaaattaataatttgtattttttcagttggaccaaaaatcattttttactaTTTGAAGTCACCATAAAATCAAGGATAATTGTgtaaattttgatcaaaatggTAGTAAATTAAGGTGGATATTTATaaacttatacatttttttcttctttgtttttgtataaGAGTCAACCtacgttatgtttttcattTGTAGTTTAATAGTGATATTAAAAATCATGGTTGGCACAACCCCATAAAACCGGCTTATGAGGTGGTGATTGtctccacttataaacacatattCATACCATTATTTGTTTGATGTGTGGTATTCTTTAACACATCCCCTCCCGACCACACTATTGAGCTTGGTTCGTGGATTTAAATGGTGGGTTATCCGATAGCGAAAATCTGATAGTAGGTGGCCCAATGAATCTCGGAGGATGCTCtaataccatcttagaaatcgtggttgaaCATAACACAACCTCATAAAATCGATTTGTGAGGTGAGGCTTACCCCATTTATAAACATATATTCAAACCATCGTTTTTTCGATGTAGGTCTCTTTAACTGTTTATAATGTATTTATAATAAAGTTGCtttaaattagcaaaatggGTGCAAATTACAAACATTTTTAATGAAAGTTACGAAACTAACCCTAAAGTTATTAGCTTTAATTAATaaagataaatgattttttgtttgttattagttacttcctccgtcccaaattgtatgtcattttagaaaaaatatttgtcgtaaattatatgtcgctttacaataccaacgaaaaattaatgttacttttcctattatatccttaactatttattactatctcttctttcaattctttcatttatctttctcatatcatttattgaggtcaattttgtaaaacaactcataatatctttttcccacacaatattaattacatttcttaatatgtgtgaaatgcccaaaacatcatacaatttgggacggagggagtactttttTATATACTTCAGAAAAAATTAACTTGTATCCTAAGGACAAATGTTAAAGTTTCCAAAATAAGAAAGTatttattgaagaaaattaaatttcaatcttttaaaaaaataaattggtgcaattttcaatgtaaaaattatatctTTAGTAGTTTAACATGtaccctaagggcacaagttaacctTTTCCATAATTTAGCGTAGTAAGTAAAAATTActcttttagtcccttaacttaattcaaGATAACAGTTtggttctttatctttttttcatttaaatttggtcttttttgttcattttcatatacattttcaagcttcaaatctaatattattatgcaaacatagacgaggatcatagatttgaagactgaaagaTCATAAGAatataaaatcatgaattttaagcttaaaaattgaaatgaaaatggacaaaaaagaccaaattaaaatgaaaaaaaagataaaggaccaaactgttatctcaaattaagttaagggaaaaaaaaaaaactacttgcATATAATTTTATGTATGAAGTAATTCatctttaaattatttctctGCAAGAGGGGGCAAGATATTTTCACCTAGCAACAAATTTTATTGCCACTTGCTTATTTAGCGCAGACACAATTAACTAATCAGTGAAGCAATGGATCAATATACAAACAATTTCATGCTATTCTTTATAGTACGTAAAGCTTCAATTCAGAGAAATATATTTGACTTCTCTTTTAACCATTTCCACATATAATTATGAACAGATCAGAATAAATTACATATAATCTAACTAATCAAAACTGTGGGCAAATTAATTGATGtacatatatgataaaattataagTGCACAAATTCAAGTTTAATTACTTTCACTCTAAAATATTACAGATACATATGAACTATCTAGCAGACACAGTTTGTGGTTGTgccttttctctttttctttcctttctaaGTCTAACCTTATTTTCCAAAATAGTTTCAAGCTTAGGAGACCAAACCTGATCCTTAGACTTCACAAGCATTTCATAATGTTTTTTCAACTCAGGAGTACTACAAAGGAAGCTACTTTTACTACTAATGCAACAATCATCCCCTGATCTATCTCCTCCATTAACAAGCCTTGTAATGAACTCTGGCATAACCTTTATCAACACTTTTCCATCACAATCCTTCAAATACTCAAAAGGGCACTCTCCAAATTTGATTGTTGACTTGTTGTTACTATCATTATTATGTAATCTAAATGATAAAAGTGAAGAAACTGAGAGTGTTTTGCATGAAAAGAGATGAATAGGGAGAACAAAATAAGTCTCTCCTTGAAAGAGTTCGTCTTCTAAATCCAAACTAGGGATAGGGTGTCCGATGAAAAACGAGTCAGCATGACAAACCATCGTCTCCGGGTACTCTAACAAGATCTCGCCAGCGATGTGCTTACCGTTTAGCAATCTCGTTGAACCTTGCCAAAATATAAGCTTAGCTGACGATGGCAACAACGATGACGAcgacgatgatgatgaagataacaattttttgttttgaggaTGAAAGCATGGAGTCACTACTAAATTTCCcattgttgaaaataaaataaatcaagagAAATGGTTGTTATGGTGGTTtgagaaacaaaaagaaaatttgatttttatatatgagAGGATGATGGAAAGAGAGACATTATTTGACTTGGATAAAGTCTAGGGTTGGTGTTTTCTAATGTAATAGGGTCGGTGTGGTCTCTAGTCAACCATGCCGGCTGCTTTGAACATTTTTTGAGCTCTATTTGTACACTCGTGTGTTAGACTTGAAAAAAGAAACCAATTGTTAAACACAAGGTTAATTAATCCTTGACCTTCTACtgttttttaatattcaaagctaatagtaataattaatgaAAATGTGCTCAATTATTCTTCCTTCGATGTTTACGTTAAAGAATATTCTAATGGTTTTTATCGATGAATTTTATGGCCAAAAACAATGCCTTCTCGATTCATATATGCGTCCACCTGGAAAAAGACAAATTTAggtttaaatgtatttttttggtgatattaaataaattaagtacTAAATGATTTAAgagaattaaaaaatttaaataatgtcATCGACCTTTATTGTTGAGaagtaaatttctttttttttttatcgtgcaacaataaaaaagaaattaataaggGAACAACATTCAATTTTGATAGCTTTactgttgaaaaaaataatgaaaataatggCATCGAcctttttttcgttttttatgtttttatagcTTAGTGACtttaaattcttaatttttttaaatagaataaattaAGTGTCTAAAATTCGATATCAActtctaaatattttatttaatgtcCCAATACCATCTACGATGGGGAGCTTACTATAATCCAATAAACATTGGTATCGATTATGTAGTAACTTTCATCGGGGAGGAAAAGAAGAGAGTAAGAACACTCTCTTTCCATGATCGacacatttttaatattttttttcttcttctgaaaaCTCGGTATTCGAtgcaagaatcgactaatccagacacatttttaatattaaatgaatgttattttttatttttttgaaagaaaagtaaGTGCACATTCTTGAGAGAGATGATCCGTTGAAATAGTAGTTTTAGTTAATCAAAACGTTTATAATAGGTTTTAAGTAATCCCGCTGTTATATTTGTGTGTGGTCCTCTCTCAATCTCATATAGtattattgattttaatcatcGAAAACCTTAATTCCCCTAATAATGATTTTACTCTAGATCTGTGTTAAAAATATGAACttagttgttattattgttgaaatatgatgCTCATTTCTAGATATTTCTAAAATACATTAGAGAAAACTAGAATAACATAAAGTGCTATATGTTTCTAGATTGTTCTATTAATGTTTAGGTTCAGTTAAAGTCTAAAAACATCTATAATAATCTTGTGTAGATAAGGCAAACAAATGCCTAGATTATTTTAGTTCTAGAAACATCTACAAGCACCTATAAATAGGGTTTGACGAGTCCAAGTTAGATGAGCAGTTTAGGAAATTTATTGAAATCATTCAAGATAAATTGCCATCTAAATTTAAGGATCCAGAGAGTTTTTCCATACCATGTGTCATAGGATCCAAGATTATAGAAAGAGtcatgtgtgatttgggggaGAATGTCAGTTTGATGCCATTGTCTCTTTGTGAAAGATTGGGTAGGATAGAGAAACCTTTGAATTatcaagctaatgactttaaacAAGCGCTTCGCGGGAGGCAATCCACgagttttaattgtttttttttttgtgttcttttaatttgttttgtaggtttttgtccaaatatgatgcgaaaaaggagaaaaatttTGACCCCCTTGACCAGAAAgactggcacggcccgtgcctgaGCCCAGCCTTCCCAAACCCAAAATTctagaagcttggcacggccgtgcctgtcccctcccctcctaaaaactgtttttcccttttctttccCATTCACTCACCACAACTCTTTCTTCTCTCCtacttctctctaaaactcCATTAACACCCAAATTTCAAACCTTCATAACTCCACAAAtcccacaaattcttcaccaaaCTCCATCATTCAACTCTTAAACTTCACTTAAACTACaaccccatcactaaaccaacccttCCCACACAAAACCTTGCCAAACCCTAACCTTCACCCAAAATCCACACCAAGTCAACTAAGGTCAAATGGAATCAAAGAGGAAAGGTAAAGAGATTGAAGCCTTCAGAAGAGGTGCAAGCAAGAAGCAATCAATAGCCCGCAATCATGGGATCGAACTCAAGGATCCCGAGCAAAGGAATATGTTTAAATCTCTAATCTCTAGAACTATctctccttgcaggtaccctgatgtTAACGCTATGGATAGACTAGAAATAGATGAACATATGATTaggttgttgaataaattcacaaCCCTGTTCTTAGGCACCTTCCCAAggttatggcttgcaccatATAGGGTAGGAAAGAGGTACGAATGATGAGGATTGTTGTGCTGTTTATGTTGTGAGTTATGCTTTATAACCACCctgttaacatttgctattattcgcttattatcttgtttcaattgctAGAAAGAAACTGGATGATAAAGATGATACAGTGGTAGGTAGAATCATCACTTTTATTGCTAGAAAGTTTGGGGTGAGTGTGAATCAAGGGATCAAGAGGATAGAGGGGTACTATTATCTATACTTATATACTCTCACTACTTTGTCCTTCCTTAGAACCCATGACCCTACTCACAATTACCAATATGAATGGAGAATTAATAGAgctaattgttttattattctACCTAATCCAGACATAACTAATCCGGAGGTGGTGGAAAATTTGCATTATGTTGGTACTAATCCACATGTACAAGATGATGGaggtgatgaagaggaggtaggtgcacAACACCATGAACAAGaagccggtggaaactataatgatgaacggtgggTATGGATCGATGCAAACCGAAGTTCAAAGaatatatgaaataaagaaaagacTTTTCtcggttggtttagtgctaggattagaacatgtttcctcataatatctatcttatacaggagcaagaaaatggttggactacacacacaaaCTCACTTAGAACTTGATTGTCGTTGTCTTTAAGTTGTCATTTTTCAATGAATTattaatgaagtactatatgaagaattattattattaactggTGATGTTTAacttgttaaatgcatttgatgaattatatgcttattattaatgaatgtgaaatctcaccctttctgcttggaaatgttgcctctacgtgggtaacttgcaggtaatcaagaatacttgttgaagtgagttgaatctctcacgtgtcgtcttagggtcgctctgatacgtaacgggatggggatcttgcttgttttccatgtgttacatatttattatgtatttatgttgaagatttatttGGACtggattttaataagttgtttaaattGAGGTCGTTGTGCCAACACgatgttgaatttaaatgttttccgctgcattgagatttaaattgatgacatgagatgattgaaataaatagttactttactatatttatatttaaaagaagtgtagcatcctgttttagttgtttactctgatttatgtaaaaaaattcaagttgggaaaacggggtgttacaagtgACTTAGATCATTCATTAATAATAGTGATTTCGTAGAAATAATGTTTACTCTGATTCATGTTCGCCTAGCGAGTGACTTAGAtgtcaactcgccatggcgagtgttCTACTCGCCTCGCGACTGATCAGTAGTAAAAAATAGTGATTTCCTAGAAATAATGTTTTGgtccaagttttatatggttttgagtgccttttcATGTTTAGAAATGTTTACACAAGTTTtgaaatcaaatttgggcatagggaagttaaaaatgggattttttggtgaaaaatgtcaagttcctGAGAGCTATCAGAtttagctcgccacggcgagtacctTGGTCACCATGGCGAGTGGTCCATAagttgaactcgccatagcgagtagaatggctcgcctcgcgagttgttcaGTGGCAGCCTGCCCTATTTCGTATTCTTGCGTCTGTTTcatacgtttctgttttgaattggtctttggtataaacatgaaagttgttgataattgtgttatctttccAGTAGTCTTGGTTTggcatgaaaatattttttcgataatttattatgtttttacgaagatgtatgatgagttattatatgaatgtatatgttgatgaatatgatgttatatgatgttattcatgattgatgaattattatatgaatgtatatgatgatgaatatgatattgttcatgattaaTAAATTATGAAGTCATAATGcgaagtcgttgttgttgttgtcgttgtcgttgttgttgcattggttGTGTCAACACATAATCATTTTTAGCGAAGGGGGTTGTAGCCTAACATGTCGAACTATGACATTAGCGAAGGGAGCTTGATGCTCTATTATTTAATCGAAGGGAGCTTGATGCTCTGTTGTAGGGAGCTTGATGCTTtgatggtaccacatgcatattgcatttgatGAGTCGTTCTTGTTGCATCATtgagttgtcgttgttgttgcatcgttgagttgttgttgttgcattgttgatcgaagttaattgatgatttatagttggaattatgtgaagcattgttgatgatgatttgtcgTTGTTTTGTGTTGATAAATTCTCttacttaaattattgtttattagtattgctaatgatgaattgatgttgttatgttttgtgaaattcttttaatgaattatatacttattattattaaatgtgaaatctcaccaaCTAAGTTGGAaattattaatgatttttttttgtgcttcACTATGGGGTAATCCAAATTATGGTTTCTCTTACAAACCATCCGTGGGGGCTTCTGGTGGCATTTTAACTATTTGGGACATGGCTGAAGTTGATCTATTGATTACTAGGAGCATGGCTCACGCTGTTATTATTCAagtaaaaatgttgaaaaatggGGCCGAATTTTCTCTTGCAAATGTATATACTCCGTGTGACCCCCTTCGGCGGCAGGATGTTTGGAATCAACTTGGGTCGGTTATTAGAAATTTTCAAGAATCAAGTTGGTGTGTTTGTGGTGATTTTAATGTTATTCAGTCTCAAGTTGAACGCAAGAGCAAAGTGGTTGGCACTTTTGTTGAAGATTATTCTCATTTCAATCATTTCATTGATAGTAACATCCTTTTAGATCTTCCTCTTTGTGGTAGAAATTATACTTGGTTTAGAGGGGATGGCGTCTCTATGGGCCGTCTTGATCGCTTTCATCTTTTAGAGGACTTGTGTGCTTATTGGCCTAATTTAATGCAACGTGCTTTAAATTGTGGTCTTTCTGGTCATTGCCTCATTTTGCTATCTATGGATGAAGAAAATTTGGGCCCTCGCCCTAGGCGCATTTTGAAGTGTTGGGGTGATTTATCAGGTTACAAATAGtttgttaaagataatttgcaatcatttcatattgaggGATGGGAAACCTGAACACTTGGCATCAGAATCACACTCAAAACCTTGAAGGTCGTTTAAGCAATGTTCAAGATTGGATTGCTTTTCTAGATGTTAAAGGGGAGGACGATGATCTTTTACTAGAAGAAATTGAGGAGCTTCATTCTCTATCAGCAAATTTATGTTCCTTATCACGCATTAACACCAGCATGCAATGGCAGAAATCTAGATTACTTTGGTTGAAAGAGGGCGATGCTAACTCTAAGTATTTTCATTGCATTATGTCCTATATGCGGCGACCAAATTCCATATTTTCTTTGATTGTTGATGGCACTACTGTTGAAGGCGTGGAAGAAATTTAGGGACTGGTTTTTAATCATTTCTCATCTCATTTCCGATCTGTGGTAGCCGAAAGACCTAGCATTGAGAATCTCAATTTTAATATGCTTAATGTAGGTCAGTGTGGAGAGCTAACCAAACCTTTTTCAGTTGAGGAAGTTAAGAAAGCTATTTGGGATTGTGACAGTTTCAAAAGTCCTGGACTAGATGGTGTTTATATGGGTTTTGTTAAGGGTTTCTTGTCGGAATTCCGCTATGATTTTATGcgctttatattttattttcacagGAATGGGAAATTGTCAAAAGGTATCAACAATACttttattgctttaattccAATAGTTGAGTGTCCTCAACGCTTGAATGATTTCCGACCAATTTCTATGGTTGGAAGTTTATACAAAGTTCTATCAAAGGTCCTCTCAAATAGATTGTGAAGGGTTATGTCTAGTGTTATTTCAGAAACTCAATCAGCTTTTATCCATGGTAGACAGATTCTTGACGGTATCCTCATTGCTAATGAGATTGTGGAAGACGCTAAAAGCTTGAAAATTTTTTGCTCTTattcaaagttgattttaagaAGGCTTTTGACTCAATTGATTGGTTCTACCTTGAAGTagtaatgaaaaaaatgaattttccatCCTTATGGCGTAAGTGGATTATGGAATGCATCAGTACGGCCTCAGGATCTGTTCTTGTTAATCGCATCCCAACTGATGAATTCAAATTTGAACGAGGGTTGAGGCAAGGGGACCCTCTTTctccctttctttttttaaaagctGCTGAAGGATTAAATTTCATGATGAATGCTTTAGTAGAGGCTGGACTATTTTCTGGTTACAAGGTGGGCGCTAATAATAATCTTGTTTCCATCACTCATTTACAATTTGTTGATGACACCTTGTTAATTGGGGATCGAAGTTGGGCTAATATTAGAGCTTTGAAAGCTATTCTCCTTCTCTTTGAAGCGACTTCTGGTCTCAAAGTTAACTTCCACAAAAATATGTTAGTAGGTGTTAATATTCATGATTCTTGGTTGGCCGAGGCAGCCTCTGTTGTTCATTGTAAATTGGGCAGAGCTCATTTCCATCTGGGGCTGGCTATAGGTGGTGATTCTtgcaaattaaaattttggcaaCCTTTGATTGACCGTATTAAATCCAGATTATCTGGTTGGAAGACCAAAAATCTATCTTTGGGTGGCCGTTTAGTTCTTCTAAAGTCTGTCTTGTCCTCTCTTCCGgtctactttctttccttcttcaaagctcccgCATGTATCATTTcctctattgaa
It encodes:
- the LOC25488905 gene encoding uncharacterized protein, yielding MGNLVVTPCFHPQNKKLLSSSSSSSSSLLPSSAKLIFWQGSTRLLNGKHIAGEILLEYPETMVCHADSFFIGHPIPSLDLEDELFQGETYFVLPIHLFSCKTLSVSSLLSFRLHNNDSNNKSTIKFGECPFEYLKDCDGKVLIKVMPEFITRLVNGGDRSGDDCCISSKSSFLCSTPELKKHYEMLVKSKDQVWSPKLETILENKVRLRKERKREKAQPQTVSAR
- the LOC112420111 gene encoding uncharacterized protein encodes the protein MGNLNTWHQNHTQNLEGRLSNVQDWIAFLDVKGEDDDLLLEEIEELHSLSANLCSLSRINTSMQWQKSRLLWLKEGDANSKYFHCIMSYMRRPNSIFSLIVDGTTVEGQCGELTKPFSVEEVKKAIWDCDSFKSPGLDGVYMGFVKGFLSEFRYDFMRFIFYFHRNGKLSKGINNTFIALIPIVECPQRLNDFRPISMVGSLYKVLSKVLSNRL